The genomic segment ttctGGTTCTTTAACCCCTGCTGGAAGTCTATATATTTATCCTCTGGCTCTGTCTGaaagtttgaaaatgatttttgatttctatatgtgtgtgtgacacaggcTCAGACAGGTGATTCAGATGTGTCTACAGAGCCAAATGTCAAAGCAGCTACAGATCATCCCCATAGCACACTGCAGCCTCAAAAGGTACACACATGGTATTTATTCATTGCAAttaataatagtttttttttaatcattaatgaataatcatttacaACAGTAACACCAATAGTTTTAAGTTTTCATATTGCTTTCCAAAACCCAGCATTATTCCAATGTAAGCAACTGGAATAACAGCGCCTGATAATTAACactgctatttatttattttctgttcgTGTttgcactgattttttttcttttttacattagAGCACTCATACAGTGAAGCAGATCACAGTTGAGGAGCTCTTCGGTTCATCCATCCCTAAGGACGCCTCTCTACCCTCCATGCCAGCACAAAACACCACTGCTCCCAGTGAGCCCCCCACTGTCTTTATGCAGAACCAGTCATATCCCACTCCAGCCCACCAAAACCCTCTCCTCGCTCCCCATCTCGTAGCCCAGGACCCGGAGTCAAATCAGCGGCACCAAGCCCACGGCCTGCTCCCAGCTCCTTACGGACTTCACCCAAGCCCTATTTTCCAGTCAGTGGGCCCCAGGCCAGACCCCCAACCTCTGTGCTCAGTCTCCCCTCTCATGATGCCTCAAGCTGCCTCAGAGACTCGTGCAGCCCCCCCTGGTCCTCCAACACCATCAGCAGCTCCAACCGCCTATATGGGACAGGAGATACTCAGCACCCTCAAACCGCCAGTGCAGTCTGTGAACTCGGACATCCACAAACCCATCCTTGCACCCAACTTCCTGCCGAGCACACTGGTCCCACCCCACAGCTTCCAGGAGCCAATGGGAAAACCTCATCTCCAGCACGGCAAGGAGATGGATGTTTTCTCTCAGGCTCCAGGTCTGATCAAACCAAtctctgtgagtgtttttttttttttttaaagaagtctctcacattcatttttatatcacaGCAGGTTAAATGATAATGCAGCATGTTGTttgttgtctctctctttccttttctattCTTAGGCTGTTCCCATGAGTCCAGGTCTCGCTGTTCCAGGGTCAGACACTTCTGTGCTTCTGTCCCCCAGCGCATTCCAGCAATCAGTCAGTAAAGCAGCAGCATCAGTGGTCCCTCCTGCCCCCTCTGAgctctcctccccctctgtAGGAGCAGTGGAGCCTCCACAAGCCCCCTGCAGCAAAGCGCAGCTACAGGAGACTCTGATACACCTCATCAAGGTACACCAAGGCCATAAAAGATATAATAATGTGGAAAAAGTCAAGAGTTTTGTGCAGTTTGT from the Scomber japonicus isolate fScoJap1 chromosome 4, fScoJap1.pri, whole genome shotgun sequence genome contains:
- the dcp1a gene encoding mRNA-decapping enzyme 1A; translated protein: METANAGHMMSLAALKRQDPYINKLLDVTGQVALYNFNSKANEWEKTEIEGTLFVYTRSASPHHGFTIMNRLSTENLVEPINKDLEFQLQDPFLLYRNGNLGIYSIWFYDKRDCQRIAQLMVKIVKLEADHAQRESPERAEPRRTNGAAEPRPMDILELLSKAKEEYQRAQTGDSDVSTEPNVKAATDHPHSTLQPQKSTHTVKQITVEELFGSSIPKDASLPSMPAQNTTAPSEPPTVFMQNQSYPTPAHQNPLLAPHLVAQDPESNQRHQAHGLLPAPYGLHPSPIFQSVGPRPDPQPLCSVSPLMMPQAASETRAAPPGPPTPSAAPTAYMGQEILSTLKPPVQSVNSDIHKPILAPNFLPSTLVPPHSFQEPMGKPHLQHGKEMDVFSQAPGLIKPISAVPMSPGLAVPGSDTSVLLSPSAFQQSVSKAAASVVPPAPSELSSPSVGAVEPPQAPCSKAQLQETLIHLIKNDPDFLGTIHDAYLQSLSKDFSNMKL